In one Saccharibacillus brassicae genomic region, the following are encoded:
- a CDS encoding ABC transporter permease, which translates to MSPKNKTDRGGSLWINPVLDKEFRLRMRTPRSFVALLAYVLILGGLAIGFIYVTMGFQGSQAGMRFDPSTSRMLFYVLSIAQLVLVAFMTPALTAGVISGEREKQTLNILLTTQQSSSAIVLSKLASSLAFMVLIVLATLPIYSIVFLYGGISPSQLTLVFLFYLFTMLLLGSLGILCSTLFKRTIMAVIMTYGMTLFIFVVTGVAYVLMLAIVQQTYYGGTVQPPYSWIGFILGLNPVGALISIFEPNLSKEAFLVNGANLQSQAPISLWLQFLLVYAFVIAGALWIAIRRIRPVSRRKRPADAAPLGGEPGESAEVAEMQPNPGRPGKS; encoded by the coding sequence ATGAGCCCGAAAAACAAAACGGACCGGGGCGGAAGCCTGTGGATCAATCCGGTGCTGGACAAAGAGTTTCGCCTGCGGATGCGGACGCCGCGGTCTTTCGTGGCGCTGCTGGCCTATGTGCTGATTCTGGGCGGGCTCGCGATCGGATTCATTTACGTGACGATGGGCTTTCAAGGTTCGCAGGCGGGCATGCGCTTCGATCCGTCGACGAGCCGGATGCTGTTCTACGTGCTCAGCATCGCGCAGCTGGTGCTCGTCGCGTTCATGACGCCGGCCCTGACGGCGGGCGTCATCAGCGGCGAGCGCGAGAAGCAGACGCTGAATATCCTGCTGACGACGCAGCAGAGTTCGTCCGCGATCGTGCTGAGCAAGCTGGCGTCTTCGCTGGCCTTCATGGTGCTGATCGTGCTGGCGACGCTGCCGATCTACAGCATCGTGTTCCTGTACGGCGGCATCTCGCCTTCGCAGCTCACGCTCGTCTTCCTGTTCTACCTGTTCACGATGCTGCTGCTCGGTTCGCTCGGCATCCTGTGTTCCACGCTGTTCAAGCGGACCATTATGGCCGTCATCATGACGTATGGCATGACGCTGTTCATTTTTGTCGTGACGGGAGTCGCGTACGTGCTGATGCTCGCCATCGTGCAGCAGACGTATTACGGCGGCACGGTGCAGCCGCCATATTCGTGGATCGGCTTCATTCTGGGGCTTAATCCGGTCGGCGCGTTGATCAGCATTTTCGAGCCGAATCTCTCCAAAGAAGCGTTTCTCGTCAACGGCGCGAACTTGCAAAGTCAAGCTCCGATCTCGCTCTGGCTCCAGTTCCTGCTCGTATATGCGTTCGTTATCGCAGGCGCGCTGTGGATCGCTATTCGCCGGATCCGTCCGGTGAGCCGGAGAAAACGCCCGGCCGATGCCGCGCCGCTCGGCGGAGAACCGGGCGAAAGCGCGGAAGTGGCCGAGATGCAGCCGAATCCGGGCCGACCGGGCAAATCGTAA
- a CDS encoding phage tail tape measure protein, producing the protein MEPILSAVRSVRLRLQAVRVCAFALRGLAAGFAAAALLLAAARFVPVAHAPLWALALLPAGALLGAAAAYRRPVGTAEAARAMDRADPAEERRDLMKTALEFAGRDSAAANWQRAQARAYALEFAAERGKRLPFPRKFGRPGVVSAVLLALCLLLLLLPNPMDTQLRQREQEQALIEEQRGKAEALAKELAQAPIEPQARAPLAEAAANLAERLGDSGRAEEALEQMERTMKALGSQAEAAAGEQRELEDWSRKLAAQQALQEAAKPQAGDASERAEALKDAMNQLSAQQKEALAEAMQSLAEQAPQAGKETGALQEALSKAAEQLAASGNLSDEQLRELAEKLAAAASESGGLGEQSDLAAAAAAQLARSGMQMAGELAASGLSLSEAWGSGGAAEALADAGEAGSPGSGESGEGEGSPGESGEGGEGTGAAGSGQGSGSPGGASGQGAGQGSGQGSGQGSGQGAGSGSGAGSGSGSGGSGSGQGGSGAGQGSGGRQLVTTPRSLQGEGNVQSDGGPSSGGDKQTGGVSPTIDGVSRPYEEVYGQYSERAKESLGRSQLPQSVQGLVESYFTEIRPQS; encoded by the coding sequence ATGGAACCTATTTTGTCCGCCGTTCGGAGTGTGAGGCTGCGGCTTCAGGCTGTTCGCGTCTGCGCGTTCGCGCTGCGGGGATTGGCCGCGGGATTCGCGGCCGCCGCCCTGCTGTTGGCCGCGGCACGCTTCGTGCCGGTAGCGCACGCGCCGCTCTGGGCGCTGGCGCTGCTGCCGGCCGGGGCGCTGCTTGGAGCGGCCGCCGCTTATCGGCGGCCCGTCGGCACGGCCGAAGCGGCGCGCGCGATGGACCGTGCCGATCCGGCGGAAGAACGCCGCGATCTGATGAAGACGGCGCTTGAATTCGCCGGGCGGGATTCGGCCGCGGCGAACTGGCAGCGCGCGCAGGCGCGGGCTTATGCGCTGGAATTCGCGGCCGAGCGCGGCAAGCGGCTGCCTTTCCCGCGCAAGTTCGGCCGGCCGGGCGTTGTTTCGGCCGTGCTGCTGGCCCTCTGCCTTCTTCTGCTGCTGCTTCCGAATCCGATGGATACGCAGCTGCGGCAGCGGGAGCAGGAGCAGGCGCTGATCGAGGAGCAGCGCGGCAAAGCCGAAGCGCTGGCGAAAGAACTCGCCCAGGCGCCGATCGAGCCGCAGGCGCGGGCGCCGCTCGCCGAAGCGGCGGCGAATCTGGCCGAGCGTCTCGGCGACTCGGGCCGCGCCGAAGAAGCGCTGGAACAAATGGAACGCACGATGAAGGCGCTGGGCAGCCAGGCGGAAGCGGCGGCCGGCGAGCAGCGGGAACTTGAAGACTGGAGCCGCAAGCTTGCGGCCCAGCAGGCGCTGCAGGAAGCGGCCAAGCCGCAGGCCGGCGACGCTTCGGAGCGGGCGGAAGCGCTCAAGGACGCGATGAACCAGCTGTCCGCGCAGCAAAAAGAAGCGTTGGCCGAAGCGATGCAAAGCCTTGCGGAGCAGGCGCCCCAAGCCGGCAAGGAAACGGGCGCGCTGCAGGAAGCGCTCAGCAAAGCCGCCGAGCAGTTGGCGGCTTCGGGCAATTTGTCCGACGAGCAGCTGCGCGAGCTCGCCGAGAAGCTGGCCGCGGCGGCGAGCGAGTCCGGCGGACTCGGCGAACAAAGCGATCTGGCCGCCGCGGCCGCGGCCCAGCTTGCGCGCAGCGGCATGCAGATGGCCGGGGAACTGGCCGCTTCGGGACTGTCGTTGTCCGAAGCATGGGGCAGCGGCGGAGCGGCCGAAGCGCTGGCCGACGCCGGCGAAGCCGGCAGCCCGGGCTCCGGCGAGAGCGGAGAAGGGGAAGGTTCGCCGGGCGAGAGCGGCGAAGGCGGCGAAGGCACGGGCGCGGCTGGCAGCGGGCAAGGTTCCGGTTCGCCGGGCGGCGCTTCGGGCCAGGGAGCCGGACAGGGTTCCGGCCAAGGCTCGGGTCAAGGTTCGGGTCAGGGCGCCGGCAGCGGTTCGGGCGCAGGTTCGGGTTCCGGTTCCGGCGGCTCCGGTTCGGGCCAGGGCGGCAGCGGCGCCGGGCAGGGCAGCGGCGGCCGGCAGCTGGTCACGACGCCGCGCAGCCTGCAGGGCGAAGGAAACGTCCAGTCCGACGGCGGACCTTCAAGCGGCGGCGACAAGCAGACCGGCGGCGTCTCGCCGACGATCGACGGCGTCAGCCGGCCTTACGAAGAAGTGTACGGTCAATATTCCGAGCGGGCCAAAGAATCGCTCGGTCGCAGTCAGCTGCCGCAAAGCGTGCAGGGACTCGTCGAAAGTTATTTTACCGAAATCCGTCCGCAGTCCTGA
- a CDS encoding AAA family ATPase, with amino-acid sequence MLQKTDRIEAWRQTMEDVREEIAQVIVGQSETVEQMLWCVFAGGHALLEGIPGLGKTMLVRSAADALDLPFSRIQFTPDLMPSDITGTDMIHFGNAGGVSSEFRAGPLFGSIVLADEINRATPKTQSALLEAMQEKTVTIGGTTHRLPEPFFVLATQNPLENEGTYPLPEAQLDRFLLKLDVDYPSPDELKEIIRRTTASSQRQAVKRADAAALLEIQRGAREVLVSEDVLDYAVRLLMMTHPDQGDSPESVKRYVRFGSGPRGLQAMIAVSKVRAIVKGRMHVSTGDLVAAAKPAMRHRLLLNFEGQAEGVSPDTLVDDILARLEPSR; translated from the coding sequence ATGCTGCAGAAGACCGATCGGATCGAGGCCTGGAGACAAACGATGGAAGACGTGCGCGAAGAGATCGCGCAGGTCATCGTCGGACAAAGCGAGACCGTGGAACAAATGCTGTGGTGCGTATTCGCGGGCGGGCATGCCCTGCTCGAAGGCATTCCCGGGCTGGGCAAAACGATGCTGGTCCGCTCGGCGGCGGACGCGCTGGATCTGCCGTTCTCGCGCATCCAGTTCACGCCCGACCTGATGCCGAGCGATATTACCGGCACCGACATGATCCATTTCGGCAATGCCGGCGGCGTCTCGAGCGAGTTCCGCGCGGGACCGCTGTTCGGCAGCATCGTGCTGGCCGACGAGATCAACCGCGCCACGCCCAAGACGCAGAGCGCGCTGCTTGAAGCGATGCAGGAGAAGACGGTCACGATCGGCGGAACGACCCACCGCCTGCCGGAACCGTTCTTCGTCCTCGCGACGCAAAATCCGCTGGAAAACGAAGGCACGTACCCGCTGCCCGAAGCGCAGCTCGACCGCTTCCTGCTCAAGCTGGACGTCGATTATCCGTCGCCGGACGAATTGAAGGAGATCATCCGCCGCACGACCGCTTCGTCCCAGCGTCAGGCCGTGAAGAGAGCCGATGCCGCAGCGCTGCTGGAGATCCAGCGCGGAGCGAGAGAAGTGCTGGTGTCCGAAGACGTGCTCGACTATGCGGTGCGCCTGCTCATGATGACGCATCCCGATCAGGGGGATTCGCCCGAATCGGTCAAACGTTATGTCCGGTTCGGTTCCGGGCCGCGCGGCCTGCAGGCGATGATCGCCGTATCCAAAGTCCGGGCGATCGTCAAAGGGCGCATGCACGTCTCGACCGGAGACCTTGTGGCCGCCGCGAAGCCGGCCATGCGCCATCGCCTGCTGCTCAATTTCGAAGGCCAGGCCGAAGGGGTGTCGCCGGATACGCTGGTCGACGATATTCTGGCCCGGCTGGAGCCGTCGAGATGA
- a CDS encoding DUF58 domain-containing protein encodes MKPEQLLGAEWTARLDRLTLSTARRVRGTRQGRRRSRELGASLEFADYREYSPGDDVRRFDWSVYGRTGRKVVRQYLDEQELQVTLYLDCSQSMAFADEGAPTQSRHASHLADEPAPTKLLHASRLADESPPTKLLHASRLAASVGYMALAGYDRLGVYRVGARVGEGLPLLRGRPAVHRMLNFLAASEPEGRGDLAEAFGERSRLPKLPGMAWVFSDCWTERGEEELEEALARLQAARQEVVLVQVVTRGEIEPRLSGDLKLIDAELGTAKEAALTGRLLEAYEREFAAYRGRLAEFCARRGIAYVLAPTDVPVREIVLGTLREQGWVR; translated from the coding sequence ATGAAGCCCGAACAGCTGCTCGGCGCGGAATGGACAGCGAGGCTGGACCGGTTGACGCTGTCCACCGCAAGGCGGGTGCGCGGCACGAGGCAGGGCCGGCGCAGGTCAAGGGAGCTTGGCGCTTCGCTGGAATTCGCGGATTACCGCGAATATTCGCCGGGCGACGACGTGCGGCGCTTCGACTGGAGCGTATACGGACGCACGGGCCGCAAAGTGGTCCGGCAGTATCTCGACGAGCAGGAACTTCAGGTGACGCTGTATCTCGACTGCTCGCAGTCGATGGCGTTCGCCGACGAAGGCGCACCGACCCAATCGCGGCACGCTTCGCATCTGGCCGACGAACCCGCACCAACCAAACTGCTGCACGCTTCGCGGCTGGCCGACGAATCTCCGCCAACCAAACTGCTGCATGCTTCGCGGCTTGCGGCAAGCGTCGGTTATATGGCGCTTGCGGGCTATGATCGCCTCGGCGTCTATCGGGTCGGAGCCCGGGTCGGCGAAGGGCTGCCGCTGCTGCGGGGGCGTCCTGCCGTGCACCGGATGCTGAATTTTCTGGCCGCTTCGGAGCCGGAAGGGCGGGGCGATCTGGCCGAGGCATTCGGCGAGCGTTCCCGGCTGCCCAAGCTGCCCGGTATGGCGTGGGTGTTCTCGGACTGCTGGACCGAGCGCGGCGAAGAGGAATTGGAAGAAGCGCTGGCCCGCCTGCAGGCCGCCCGTCAGGAAGTCGTGCTGGTGCAGGTGGTGACGCGCGGCGAGATCGAACCCCGTCTAAGCGGGGATCTCAAGTTGATCGACGCCGAGCTCGGAACGGCAAAAGAAGCCGCGCTGACCGGCCGGCTGCTGGAAGCGTATGAACGGGAATTCGCCGCTTACCGCGGACGATTGGCCGAGTTTTGCGCGCGGCGGGGCATTGCGTACGTGCTTGCGCCTACCGACGTGCCGGTGCGCGAGATTGTGCTCGGAACGCTGCGGGAGCAGGGATGGGTACGCTGA